One genomic segment of Strix aluco isolate bStrAlu1 chromosome 14, bStrAlu1.hap1, whole genome shotgun sequence includes these proteins:
- the C14H19orf12 gene encoding protein C19orf12 homolog produces MPISVDDVMQLLCHLSQVKGMKAAVKHSAQGALLAGATALLGGLMGGPPGIAVGGAFGGLLGAWMTAGQFRPVPQILLELPPAEQKKLYDEAVVVISHLDWTDIAQLTALVMGNAGLQQKLTAVLINYLSKELRAEIQYGE; encoded by the exons ATGCCCATCAGTGTTGATGATGTGATGCAACTGTTGTGCCACCTCTCCCAGGTGAAGGGGATGAAAGCTGCTGTCAAACACTCTGCCCAAGGAGCGCTGCTGGCAGGTGCAACAGCACTTCTTGGGGGTCTGATGGGAGGTCCGCCTGGAATCGCTGTAG gAGGAGCATTTGGTGGATTGCTTGGTGCCTGGATGACTGCTGGACAGTTCAGGCCGGTCCCTCAGATTTTACTGGAATTGCCTCCTGCTGAGCAGAAGAAGCTCTATGATGAAGCTGTTGTTGTTATCAGTCACTTAGATTGGACTGATATTGCTCAGCTGACTGCTCTTGTAATGGGAAATGCTGGTCTCCAGCAGAAGTTGACAGCAGTGCTGATAAATTACCTCTCCAAAGAGCTAAGAGCAGAGATACAGTATGGAGAATGA
- the LOC141929851 gene encoding protein C19orf12 homolog isoform X2 produces the protein MPVNVDDVIQLLCHLSQVKGMKAAVKHSARGALVVGATALLGGLLGGPVGIAVGGAVGGLLGARMSSGQFRPVPQILLELPPAEQKKLCDEAVVILSHLYWTDIAQLTALVMGNAGLLENLTAVLINYLSKELGAKIQYRR, from the exons ATGCCCGTCAATGTTGATGATGTGATTCAACTATTGTGCCATCTCTCTCAGGTGAAGGGGATGAAAGCTGCTGTCAAACACTCAGCTCGAGGAGCACTGGTAGTGGGTGCAACTGCACTTCTTGGGGGTCTGCTGGGAGGTCCAGTTGGAATCGCTGTAG gAGGAGCAGTTGGTGGATTGCTTGGTGCAAGGATGTCTTCTGGACAGTTCAGGCCGGTCCCTCAGATTTTACTGGAATTGCCTCCTGCTGAGCAGAAGAAGCTCTGTGATGAAGCTGTTGTTATTCTCAGTCACTTATACTGGACTGATATTGCTCAGCTGACTGCTCTTGTGATGGGAAATGCTGGTCTCCTGGAGAATTTAACAGCAGTGCTGATAAATTACCTCTCCAAAGAGCTAGGAGCAAAGATTCAGTATAGACGATAA
- the LOC141929851 gene encoding protein C19orf12-like isoform X1, translating to MTVHTVECCRRIRFCPNALTTALRYGIEVTMMFETWLSTAASLVGIGNSHRQGMASSEILSSCIMSRLRVRHSCRLGNEVKGMKAAVKHSARGALVVGATALLGGLLGGPVGIAVGGAVGGLLGARMSSGQFRPVPQILLELPPAEQKKLCDEAVVILSHLYWTDIAQLTALVMGNAGLLENLTAVLINYLSKELGAKIQYRR from the exons ATGACAGTTCATACTGTTGAATGCTGCAGAAGGATCAGATTCTGCCCTAATGCTCTGACTACAGCCCTACGCTATGGTATCGAGGTCACCATGATGTTTG AGACATGGCTGTCCACCGCTGCATCCCTTGTTGGTATTGGAAACAGCCACAGGCAGGGGATGGCATCTTCTGAAATCCTTTCCAGCTGCATAATGTCCAGGCTGCGTGTAAGGCACAGCTGTCGCCTAGGAAACGAG GTGAAGGGGATGAAAGCTGCTGTCAAACACTCAGCTCGAGGAGCACTGGTAGTGGGTGCAACTGCACTTCTTGGGGGTCTGCTGGGAGGTCCAGTTGGAATCGCTGTAG gAGGAGCAGTTGGTGGATTGCTTGGTGCAAGGATGTCTTCTGGACAGTTCAGGCCGGTCCCTCAGATTTTACTGGAATTGCCTCCTGCTGAGCAGAAGAAGCTCTGTGATGAAGCTGTTGTTATTCTCAGTCACTTATACTGGACTGATATTGCTCAGCTGACTGCTCTTGTGATGGGAAATGCTGGTCTCCTGGAGAATTTAACAGCAGTGCTGATAAATTACCTCTCCAAAGAGCTAGGAGCAAAGATTCAGTATAGACGATAA